The genomic window tttgtatctgaggcttgtggttgcgtcaaatagcgcaatagggccacatatggggtatttctgtaaactgcagaaacggggcaataattattagggtgcatttctctggtaataggtttataattatgaaaaatattggattacaataaaatctctgcacagaaaattaaaattttcaaatttcttacacacttagcttttatttctgtgactcccctaaagggttaaaacactttctggatatgcttttgcagagtgtggggggtgcagtttctgaaatggggtgctttgtggggctttctaacatacaggcccctcaaatacactttgaacctgaacaggtccctaaaaatatctgattttgaaattttactgaaaatttggaaatttgctgctaatgttttaagcttcctattgtctaaaaaaaattaaagatcgtttaataaatgccgccaacataaagtagacatgttgctaatgctatttaatatataatttatgtggtataaccactttctgtatacgcaaaaaagtttcaaagttggaaaaatgcagtttttcacattttttcacattatttgggtttttttcataaagatttgttatgattatcgactccaatttaccagaaatgtaaagtacaatatgtcacgagaaaacaatctcagaatcagccggataggtaaaagcatcccgaagttattaatgaataaagtgacactggtcatattcataaaatttgtctctgtcattaaggccatttcaggctctgtccttaaggggttaaggacctttgatgacatcatcgaaggtCCTTAAACTACAGGAAGAATGGAATGGAATTACCAGCTCCTGTAGCTAGGGGGCagagtaaaagaagaagaagaacatggAAGCTGCTAAAAAAAAGGAAGAGACTCTCTCCTTCATGGTAATGTATCCCTATGgagtatctgtctgtctatctgtgttTATGTCTGTGTAAGTCTGTCTATCTGTGCTTGTATGTGTGTCTCtgtatgcgtgtgtgtatgtCTATATGCGTGTCTGTGACCGtctgtatgcgtgtgtgtgtccGTCTGTAtgcgtgtgtatgtgtttgtttaATAAAAGTTCTGTATAGTAAAAGCAATCTCCTTTTCTCCTGTTTGAAGTATAAATCCCAGCACTGCAGACCTTGTAGACCTGCTAGCACTTTTAGTTCACACAGTGCATTTTTGCaaccataggctgggttcacactatgtatatttgaggctgtatttggtcctcatgtcaggtcctcatagcaaccaaaaccaggagtggattgaaaacacagaaaggctctgtccacacaatgttgaaattgagtggatggccgccatataacggtaaataacttccattatttcaatacaacagccgttgttttaaaataacagcaaatatttgtcattatatggcggccatccactcaattacaacattatgtgaacagatcctttctgtgttttcaatccactccttgttttggttgctatacagcctcaaacatacatcctcaaatatacgtagtgtgaacatagccataaaatgcAACTTTACCAGTGAAAATGACCTCAACCTGCCCCTTACTAAATCCTCAAGTTCTATGGAGTTCATTTGCACTATTTTGtgcttaattttatttattttttaactgtgGGATGACATTTCGAGGACACTGGAATCAATGAAAAGCTTTCCATAGAGTGATGGacttaacatacaatggtttcaacatacaatagccctcccagaaccaattaatattgtatattTGTACAGGGGACTTTTTATCTAGTGAATCATCCAATACAGCAATAAAAGGAGATGATTTTATAGATTCTAGTCCATCACAGACTAACCGACATATGGACTACCATACAGTACAGCACCTAAACACAGGGCCTTTTACAAAGGACAATTATCCGCCAAATGGTCCAACTATTACCCCATGTAAAAGACCCAGCGATCAGCAGACAAAAAGGCAGCTCTGAAAATTATTGTTAGTAagctgcacatctctctgtataaacaggGCATGTATGACCGACAGTGATAGAAGTAAAGAGTCCTGCAAGCAATCCAGAGACCGTTTGTGCCACCCTCCCCATGTAACAATTGATCCAATAGTAAAAGTGATAAAACCAAAAAAGTCATCATATTAAGCGTATGTACAAACAAATCCCCACATGGTGCCTCCTACCTATATATCGCAGCTATAGCATTACGAGTATTATGGTTACTTGCCTGTACATGCAGAGATCTATTGTATATGTGAGATAGCAGTGTGGTCAATGTAACATACAGAATTTGCATAACAAAACATTCACATTATAGAACCATGAAATAGCAACCAGATTGTGACAGCTTTGGCAACATATTAAAATATTAATGGAGATATAGTCGGTTACAAAAAATCTTGAGAATACTACATCATATATTATGAGTAGATCTAGGATGATagtgtatacaggacacagaacaGCATAAGGAAATGAAGATGTCAAACAATATCCTTTATCATCTCACCTGGTTGGAATCATTTAACCAACTGGAGTCAGAGGACGGGTTAGTTGGCTCTGCTATACCAGCTACATGAGGGTCATTCATTGATTTGGTCAAAGTAAAATTTGGAATATCGTTTACAGGAGGGAAACAAGCCGGATAACAAGACCCGGGAGCGTCTGGTGGAGCCATCCGCACCTCCATGTACTTCAATGTGCCATCTGTGTTCAGGTAAAGGGTTGGTTTGTACTGATCCATATAGCTTGTAGAAAGGGATTTGTCAGTAAAGCAGAACCCACATCCTGAATAATAATTCTTTCTAAGGCACCTGACAAGTAATATAGTAAATGTGACTAGAAAAACTGCACTGATGGCCACGAGAGACACAATAAGATAGAGAGTCAGGTCTGGGGTAGATTTGGCATTTGTAAGAAAGTCTTGGGATCTAGGACTTTCCTGAGCTACACTGTCTAATATAGTCACAATGATGGTAGCTGTAGATGTCATGGAAGGTTCCCCATGGTCACTGACTGCAATCACAAGTCGATGCTCCGTGTTATCCGTCTCATGTAATCCTCGGAGAGTCCTGACTTCTCCTGTGTATTCAGAGATATGGAATAAAACTGGGCTGGCAGACTGAGCCAGACTATAGAGGAGCCAGGCATTGTGCCCAGAATCTACATCCACTGCAGACACCTTACTGACTAAGTAACCAGCACCAGCAGATCTGGGAATGGTCTCCTGAGCAATGGTCTCCCCTGTAATCTCtgggtataagatggtgggagagTTGTCATTTGTATCCAGAATGAACATGAAGATGGAAACATTGGAGGATAATCTTGGAGATCCGGAATCTTCCActcttgctgtgatctgtagaacCTGGAATTGTTCATAGTCAAAAGACCTTTGTGCATAAATATTCCCGGTGTCGGAGTTAATGTAGACAAAGGAGGAGACAGGAGAACCATGGATGTGGCTCTCAGCGATGGAGTAAATGAGGTTTGCATTAGCTCCCTCATCCGGATCTACAGCAGATACCGTACATAACAGTCTGCCGGCCTCATTGTTTTCTGCTATGAAGGCATTGTAGACATTGTGTAGAAATGCTGGAGGATTATCATTAACATCCGAGATATTAAGGCTGATGGTAATGTGGCTGCTGAGAGATGGAGACCCCAGATCAGATGCCGTCAGTCTAATAGTATATTGTGAAAGCTTCTCCCTGTCCAGATGTCCACTAGTGACCAGAGCGTAACGCTGGGACATGGGCTGGATTCTAAAGGGTAAATCTGGTGACACTTCCAGCCTGATCTCTCTATTTTTACCAGAATCCTTGTCCCTGACTGTGATAAGCCCAACAACAGTCCCTATGGGGGCATTTTCTGGAACTGCATTATTTTTAGATGTAAAACTTATTTCTGGCATGTTATCATTAATATCTTCTATTGTCACTTGGACAACGCTTCGTCCCTCTAATCTGGGTGACCCTTTATCAACAGCTTTTATAAACAGCTCGAACACTTTGGCTACTTCATAATCCACAATACCCTTAGTGAATATTTCCCCTGTCATTGGGTTTATATCATATATTTCCTTTGCAGTTTCTAGTGTACGATGGTCAAAGGAAAATACAAAGTCACTGTTTACACCCTCATCTAGATCTGTAGCATTGACTTTTAATATGATTGTTTTCAGTGGAATATTTTCGAGGACATTAACCTTATATAATGACTGATCAAACACTGGTGGATTGTCATTAATATCTAATACATGGACAGTAATCTGTATAGATCCGGATCTGGCTGGTTCACCCCCATCTATAGCAGTCAGAATAAGCTTGTGCTCTCCTATTTCCTCCCGGTCTAGAGTCTTTTCCAGCACCAGTTCAGCAATGAGGGTCCCATCATTACGGGTTTTAACAGACAATGAAAAATAAGGATTTGCTCTCAATGTGTATTTGCTAACAGCATTAATTCCTACATCTAAATCCTGAGCGTTCTCTAGAGGGAATTGCTCACCAGGACTAGTTATTCGCTCATGGATTTTTATTATCTGATGAGAGTTTGAAAATATTGGAGAATTATCATTAATATCCAG from Dendropsophus ebraccatus isolate aDenEbr1 chromosome 1, aDenEbr1.pat, whole genome shotgun sequence includes these protein-coding regions:
- the LOC138791484 gene encoding protocadherin gamma-C5-like isoform X11, translated to MDNQSFVKAWKWQVAFSLLLCSWGWVSGQLRYSIAEESHPGTVVGNVAQDLGLNGADIRRRRLSLGSEGSSSLFSIEQKNGALVVYERIDRESLCGSSLSCLLHLEVVAENPLELHSLEIEILDINDNSPIFSNSHQIIKIHERITSPGEQFPLENAQDLDVGINAVSKYTLRANPYFSLSVKTRNDGTLIAELVLEKTLDREEIGEHKLILTAIDGGEPARSGSIQITVHVLDINDNPPVFDQSLYKVNVLENIPLKTIILKVNATDLDEGVNSDFVFSFDHRTLETAKEIYDINPMTGEIFTKGIVDYEVAKVFELFIKAVDKGSPRLEGRSVVQVTIEDINDNMPEISFTSKNNAVPENAPIGTVVGLITVRDKDSGKNREIRLEVSPDLPFRIQPMSQRYALVTSGHLDREKLSQYTIRLTASDLGSPSLSSHITISLNISDVNDNPPAFLHNVYNAFIAENNEAGRLLCTVSAVDPDEGANANLIYSIAESHIHGSPVSSFVYINSDTGNIYAQRSFDYEQFQVLQITARVEDSGSPRLSSNVSIFMFILDTNDNSPTILYPEITGETIAQETIPRSAGAGYLVSKVSAVDVDSGHNAWLLYSLAQSASPVLFHISEYTGEVRTLRGLHETDNTEHRLVIAVSDHGEPSMTSTATIIVTILDSVAQESPRSQDFLTNAKSTPDLTLYLIVSLVAISAVFLVTFTILLVRCLRKNYYSGCGFCFTDKSLSTSYMDQYKPTLYLNTDGTLKYMEVRMAPPDAPGSCYPACFPPVNDIPNFTLTKSMNDPHVAGIAEPTNPSSDSSWLNDSNQAQPNGEWRFSQAQRPGPSGAQPTEEAGVWPNNQFETERLQAMILASANEAAEGTSGLGGGTGTMGLSARYGPQFTLQHVPDYRQNVYIPGSTLTPTNAGGKRDGKGGGNKKKSGKKDKK
- the LOC138791484 gene encoding protocadherin gamma-C5-like isoform X1, with the translated sequence MDNQSFVKAWKWQVAFSLLLCSWGWVSGQLRYSIAEESHPGTVVGNVAQDLGLNGADIRRRRLSLGSEGSSSLFSIEQKNGALVVYERIDRESLCGSSLSCLLHLEVVAENPLELHSLEIEILDINDNSPIFSNSHQIIKIHERITSPGEQFPLENAQDLDVGINAVSKYTLRANPYFSLSVKTRNDGTLIAELVLEKTLDREEIGEHKLILTAIDGGEPARSGSIQITVHVLDINDNPPVFDQSLYKVNVLENIPLKTIILKVNATDLDEGVNSDFVFSFDHRTLETAKEIYDINPMTGEIFTKGIVDYEVAKVFELFIKAVDKGSPRLEGRSVVQVTIEDINDNMPEISFTSKNNAVPENAPIGTVVGLITVRDKDSGKNREIRLEVSPDLPFRIQPMSQRYALVTSGHLDREKLSQYTIRLTASDLGSPSLSSHITISLNISDVNDNPPAFLHNVYNAFIAENNEAGRLLCTVSAVDPDEGANANLIYSIAESHIHGSPVSSFVYINSDTGNIYAQRSFDYEQFQVLQITARVEDSGSPRLSSNVSIFMFILDTNDNSPTILYPEITGETIAQETIPRSAGAGYLVSKVSAVDVDSGHNAWLLYSLAQSASPVLFHISEYTGEVRTLRGLHETDNTEHRLVIAVSDHGEPSMTSTATIIVTILDSVAQESPRSQDFLTNAKSTPDLTLYLIVSLVAISAVFLVTFTILLVRCLRKNYYSGCGFCFTDKSLSTSYMDQYKPTLYLNTDGTLKYMEVRMAPPDAPGSCYPACFPPVNDIPNFTLTKSMNDPHVAGIAEPTNPSSDSSWLNDSNQQAQPNGEWRFSQAQRPGPSGAQPTEEAGVWPNNQFETERLQAMILASANEAAEGTSGLGGGTGTMGLSARYGPQFTLQHVPDYRQNVYIPGSTLTPTNAGGKRDGKGGGNKKKSGKKDKK